A single region of the Cereibacter sphaeroides 2.4.1 genome encodes:
- the hpf gene encoding ribosome hibernation-promoting factor, HPF/YfiA family: MRYQISGKQIDIGEALQTHVKSELGEVIEKYAQRPTEATIVFSRVAHEHVCESTIHLSTGLTAQATGRATEIYAAFESCREKMDKQLRRYKRRLRDHHRERTAPVEFGPGSSYILAASEEAEDGEVENLQPMVIAEMETKVPSITVGEAVMQLELAGQSMLVFRNEGHGGVNVVYRRDDGNIGWIDPRNSK; the protein is encoded by the coding sequence ATGCGATACCAGATCAGCGGGAAACAGATCGACATCGGTGAAGCGCTTCAGACTCACGTCAAATCCGAACTTGGCGAGGTGATCGAGAAGTATGCCCAGCGTCCCACCGAGGCGACGATCGTCTTTTCGCGCGTTGCGCATGAACATGTCTGCGAATCCACGATCCATCTGTCGACGGGTCTGACGGCCCAGGCGACCGGCCGTGCGACCGAAATCTACGCCGCCTTCGAGAGCTGCCGCGAGAAGATGGACAAGCAGCTCCGTCGCTACAAGCGCCGCCTCCGCGACCATCACCGCGAGCGGACGGCCCCGGTTGAATTCGGTCCGGGTTCCTCCTATATCCTCGCCGCATCCGAGGAAGCCGAGGATGGTGAGGTCGAGAACCTTCAGCCGATGGTGATCGCCGAGATGGAGACGAAGGTTCCTTCGATCACCGTCGGCGAGGCCGTCATGCAGCTGGAACTCGCCGGCCAGAGCATGCTTGTCTTCCGCAATGAAGGTCATGGCGGGGTGAACGTCGTTTACCGTCGGGATGACGGGAACATCGGCTGGATCGACCCGCGCAACAGCAAATAG
- the nusA gene encoding transcription termination factor NusA: MAITSANQLELLQTAEAVAREKMIDPDLVIQAMEESLARAAKSRYGSDLDIRVKIDRKTGRATFARIRTVVEDELIENHHAQVTVKQARSYLADPKIGDEIIDEVPPVDLGRIAAQSAKQVILQKVREAERDRQYDEFKDRKGTIINGVVKREEYGNIIVDIGRGEGILRRNEKIGRESYRPNDRIRAYIKDVRREARGPQVFLSRTDPQFMAELFKMEVPEIYDGIIEIKAVARDPGSRAKIAVISYDNSIDPVGACVGMRGSRVQAVVNELQGEKIDIIPWNQDQATFLVNALQPAEVSKVVIDEEAGKIEVVVPDEQLSLAIGRRGQNVRLASQLTALDIDIMTEADESARRQAEFAERTNLFMETLDIDEMMAQLLVSEGFTNLEEVAYVDPEELLSIDGFDEDTAAELQARARDHLEEANRKALESARALGLEDSLAGFEGLTPQMLEALAKDGIKTLEDFATCADWELAGGWTTVNGQRVKDEGVLEKFDVSLEEAQHLVMTARVMLGWVDPTELAPEAEEEEETEGEA; the protein is encoded by the coding sequence ATGGCAATCACCTCTGCCAACCAGCTTGAACTGCTGCAAACCGCCGAGGCGGTCGCGCGGGAGAAGATGATCGATCCCGATCTGGTGATCCAGGCGATGGAAGAGAGCCTCGCGCGGGCCGCCAAGTCGCGCTACGGCTCGGATCTCGACATCCGGGTGAAGATCGACCGCAAGACCGGCCGCGCCACCTTCGCCCGCATCCGCACCGTGGTCGAGGACGAGCTGATCGAGAATCACCACGCTCAGGTGACGGTGAAGCAGGCGAGAAGCTATCTCGCGGATCCCAAGATCGGCGACGAGATCATCGACGAAGTGCCGCCGGTGGATCTCGGCCGGATCGCCGCGCAATCGGCCAAGCAGGTCATCCTGCAGAAGGTGCGCGAGGCCGAGCGCGACCGTCAGTATGACGAGTTCAAGGACCGCAAGGGCACGATCATCAACGGCGTGGTCAAGCGCGAGGAATACGGCAACATCATCGTCGACATCGGCCGCGGCGAGGGCATCCTGCGCCGCAACGAGAAGATCGGCCGCGAGAGCTACCGTCCGAACGACCGCATCCGCGCCTATATCAAGGACGTCCGCCGCGAGGCCCGTGGCCCGCAGGTCTTCCTCAGCCGCACCGATCCGCAGTTCATGGCCGAGCTCTTCAAGATGGAAGTGCCGGAGATCTACGACGGCATCATCGAGATCAAGGCCGTGGCCCGCGACCCGGGCTCGCGCGCGAAGATTGCGGTCATCTCCTACGACAACTCGATCGACCCGGTCGGCGCCTGCGTCGGTATGCGCGGCAGCCGCGTGCAGGCCGTCGTGAACGAGCTGCAGGGCGAGAAGATCGACATCATCCCGTGGAACCAGGATCAGGCCACGTTCCTCGTGAACGCGCTGCAGCCGGCCGAGGTCTCCAAGGTCGTGATCGACGAGGAAGCCGGCAAGATCGAGGTGGTGGTGCCCGACGAGCAGCTCTCGCTCGCCATCGGCCGCCGCGGCCAGAACGTGCGCCTCGCGAGCCAGCTGACGGCCCTCGACATCGACATCATGACCGAAGCCGACGAATCGGCTCGCCGCCAGGCCGAGTTCGCCGAGCGGACGAATCTCTTCATGGAGACCCTTGATATCGACGAGATGATGGCCCAACTACTGGTGTCCGAAGGGTTCACGAACCTTGAGGAAGTCGCTTACGTCGATCCCGAGGAACTCCTTTCGATCGATGGGTTCGACGAGGACACGGCCGCCGAGCTTCAGGCCCGCGCCCGCGACCATCTGGAAGAAGCCAACCGCAAGGCCCTGGAATCCGCCCGCGCCCTCGGGCTCGAGGATTCCCTCGCCGGTTTCGAAGGGCTGACCCCGCAGATGCTCGAGGCGCTCGCGAAGGACGGCATCAAGACGCTCGAAGACTTCGCCACCTGCGCGGACTGGGAGCTGGCCGGCGGCTGGACCACGGTGAACGGGCAGCGGGTGAAGGACGAGGGCGTCCTCGAGAAGTTCGACGTGAGCCTCGAGGAAGCGCAGCATCTGGTGATGACCGCACGCGTCATGCTGGGCTGGGTCGATCCGACCGAACTCGCGCCGGAAGCCGAGGAAGAAGAAGAGACGGAGGGCGAGGCCTGA
- a CDS encoding RNA-binding protein, whose protein sequence is MTRGGRDDMRDEPERRCLATGESGPKAGLVRFGLGPESQVVPDILGRLPGRGMYVSADRKAIEKAAAKGLFARAARQPVKVPEGLADLVEAQLARRVIDLISLARKAGEAVAGYEKVKDWLSKDEAKVLIQASDGSERGKSKLHPPEGKRSFIGCLTARELGLAFGREHAIHGALAAGGLTTRVQDEAARLAGLRGQIGGRAAGRDTKDA, encoded by the coding sequence ATGACTCGCGGAGGCCGGGACGACATGCGGGACGAGCCGGAACGGCGCTGCCTCGCGACAGGTGAGAGCGGGCCCAAGGCGGGCCTCGTGCGCTTCGGCCTCGGCCCCGAGAGCCAGGTGGTGCCCGACATCCTCGGGCGCCTGCCGGGCCGGGGCATGTATGTCTCGGCCGACCGCAAGGCGATCGAGAAGGCGGCGGCCAAGGGGCTCTTCGCCCGGGCGGCGCGCCAGCCGGTGAAGGTGCCGGAAGGACTCGCCGACCTTGTGGAGGCGCAGCTCGCCCGGCGGGTGATCGATCTCATCTCGCTTGCTCGCAAGGCGGGAGAGGCGGTTGCCGGATACGAGAAGGTGAAGGACTGGCTGTCGAAGGACGAGGCGAAAGTTCTCATCCAGGCCAGCGACGGGTCGGAACGCGGCAAATCGAAGCTGCATCCGCCCGAAGGCAAAAGGTCGTTCATCGGCTGTCTGACCGCCCGGGAATTGGGTTTGGCATTCGGCCGTGAACATGCGATACACGGCGCGCTCGCGGCTGGTGGACTCACGACGCGCGTTCAGGATGAAGCGGCCAGACTGGCCGGGCTTCGCGGGCAGATCGGCGGCAGGGCCGCCGGAAGGGATACGAAAGACGCATGA
- the lptB gene encoding LPS export ABC transporter ATP-binding protein, which yields MNVKSEFVVTRGGSGLQVVGLRKSYKRRPVIRDVTMHLDRGEVVALLGPNGSGKTTCFYAIAGLVSPEGGQVMIEGRDVTALPMYRRARMGIGYLPQEVSIFRGLSVEDNILAVLEITEKDPHTRRERLEELLGEFSIAHLRRTPALALSGGERRRVEIARCLAADPRYLLLDEPFAGVDPIAVGEIRGLVHDLKSRGIGVLITDHNVRETLEIVDRAYILHDGTVLKSGTTEEVVRDETVRRVYLGQNFRIS from the coding sequence ATGAACGTGAAATCGGAGTTCGTCGTGACGCGCGGCGGGTCGGGCCTGCAGGTGGTGGGGCTGCGCAAGAGCTACAAGCGCCGCCCGGTGATCCGCGACGTCACGATGCATCTCGACCGCGGCGAGGTCGTGGCCCTGCTCGGCCCCAACGGCTCGGGAAAGACGACCTGCTTCTATGCCATCGCGGGCCTCGTCAGCCCCGAGGGCGGGCAGGTCATGATCGAGGGCCGCGACGTCACCGCCCTGCCCATGTATCGCCGCGCACGGATGGGGATCGGCTACCTGCCGCAGGAGGTCTCGATCTTCCGCGGCCTGTCGGTCGAGGACAACATCCTTGCCGTCCTCGAGATCACCGAGAAGGACCCGCACACGCGGCGCGAACGGCTCGAGGAGCTGCTCGGCGAATTCTCGATCGCGCACCTGCGGCGGACGCCCGCGCTCGCTCTCTCGGGCGGCGAGCGGCGCCGGGTGGAGATTGCGCGGTGTCTTGCCGCAGATCCGCGCTATCTGCTGCTTGACGAGCCCTTCGCAGGGGTCGATCCGATCGCGGTGGGCGAGATTCGCGGGCTGGTGCACGACCTCAAGAGCCGGGGTATCGGCGTCCTCATCACCGACCACAATGTGCGGGAAACGCTTGAGATTGTGGACAGAGCCTACATCCTGCACGACGGCACCGTGCTCAAGAGCGGCACCACCGAAGAGGTGGTCCGCGACGAAACGGTGAGGCGGGTTTATCTGGGCCAGAACTTCCGCATCTCCTGA
- a CDS encoding PTS sugar transporter subunit IIA: protein MELSKLLMPGAVRVLSQVTSKKRLFQELGEVAAQAYALNASVAIDGLQERESLGPTGVGHGIALPHARLEDLDRIVGVFLRLEKPLDYDSVDRQPVDLVFALFAPKDSGVDHLKALALVSRTMRDAGVCTKLRSNTDPAKLHAILTETRAPQAA, encoded by the coding sequence ATGGAACTATCCAAACTTCTGATGCCAGGAGCCGTTCGGGTTCTGAGCCAGGTCACGAGCAAGAAGCGCCTCTTCCAGGAACTGGGAGAGGTCGCCGCGCAGGCCTATGCTCTGAATGCGTCGGTCGCCATCGACGGCCTGCAGGAGCGCGAGAGCCTGGGGCCGACCGGCGTCGGGCATGGCATCGCCCTGCCCCATGCCCGGCTCGAGGATCTCGACCGGATCGTGGGGGTGTTCCTGCGCCTCGAGAAACCGCTCGACTATGACAGCGTCGACCGCCAGCCGGTGGATCTGGTCTTCGCCCTGTTCGCGCCCAAGGATTCGGGCGTCGATCACCTGAAGGCTCTGGCGCTCGTCTCGCGCACCATGCGCGACGCGGGCGTCTGCACCAAGCTCCGGTCGAACACCGACCCGGCCAAGCTGCACGCGATCCTCACCGAGACCCGCGCTCCGCAGGCCGCCTGA
- the galU gene encoding UTP--glucose-1-phosphate uridylyltransferase GalU — protein sequence MTTNKVTKAVFPVAGLGTRFLPATKSIPKEIMTLVDRPLIQYAIDEARAAGIKEFIFVTSRGKSALEDYFDNAPELEAALKKPGKEHLLDVLESTNMESGAIAYVRQHKALGLGHAVWCARRLIGDEPFAVMLPDDVIAAEKPCLQQMVEAYEQTGGNMVAAMEVPPEKASAYGVLSVAEDMGSIVKVNGMVEKPKENPPSNLAVIGRYILTPQVLNNLNRKKEGAGGEIQLTDAIAEEIDESGKVYGFRFRGQRYDCGSKAGFLQATVAFGLARPELRDEFSGYLHDMLALEKAAQ from the coding sequence ATGACAACAAACAAGGTTACCAAGGCCGTATTTCCCGTCGCAGGACTGGGCACGCGCTTTCTGCCGGCGACCAAGTCGATCCCGAAAGAGATCATGACGCTGGTCGACCGCCCCCTGATCCAATATGCGATCGATGAGGCTCGGGCGGCCGGCATCAAGGAATTCATTTTCGTCACCTCGCGCGGCAAGAGCGCGCTCGAGGATTATTTCGACAATGCGCCCGAACTCGAAGCCGCGCTGAAGAAGCCCGGCAAGGAGCATCTGCTCGACGTGCTGGAAAGCACCAACATGGAAAGCGGCGCCATCGCCTATGTCCGCCAGCACAAGGCGCTGGGCCTTGGCCATGCGGTCTGGTGCGCGCGCCGCCTGATCGGCGACGAGCCCTTCGCGGTGATGCTGCCGGATGACGTGATCGCGGCCGAGAAGCCCTGCCTGCAGCAGATGGTGGAGGCCTACGAACAGACCGGCGGCAACATGGTGGCCGCGATGGAAGTGCCGCCCGAGAAAGCTTCGGCCTATGGCGTGCTCTCGGTCGCCGAGGACATGGGCTCGATCGTCAAGGTCAATGGCATGGTCGAGAAACCGAAGGAAAATCCGCCGTCCAATCTTGCCGTGATCGGGCGCTACATCCTGACGCCGCAGGTTCTGAACAACCTGAACCGCAAGAAGGAAGGCGCCGGGGGGGAGATCCAGCTGACCGATGCGATCGCCGAAGAGATCGACGAGTCCGGCAAGGTCTACGGCTTCCGCTTCCGCGGCCAGCGCTACGACTGCGGCTCGAAGGCAGGCTTCCTGCAGGCGACCGTGGCCTTCGGCCTCGCGCGCCCCGAGCTGCGGGACGAGTTCTCGGGCTACCTGCACGACATGCTGGCTCTGGAGAAGGCGGCGCAATAA
- the rimP gene encoding ribosome maturation factor RimP: MSDLVAKTAIDRRLADIVTPVIEGMGFELVRLRLMSGKTRTLQIMADRPDGGIVVDECAEISTAVSAALDVEDPIEENYTLEVSSPGIDRPLTRLKDFEVWTGYEARIETTELIDGRRRFKGELAGTEGDEVLITIEDGRDSYVTIGLKFDWLADAKLILTEELIAEMLRQKKASGNFDESQFDEIEESEGEEADEAEQPPTKH; this comes from the coding sequence ATGTCCGACCTCGTCGCCAAGACCGCCATCGACCGCCGCCTCGCCGACATCGTGACGCCGGTGATCGAGGGCATGGGGTTCGAGCTCGTCCGCCTCCGGCTGATGAGCGGCAAGACCCGCACGCTGCAGATCATGGCCGACCGGCCCGACGGCGGCATCGTCGTCGACGAATGCGCCGAGATCTCGACCGCCGTCTCCGCCGCGCTGGACGTCGAGGACCCGATCGAAGAGAATTACACGCTCGAGGTCTCGAGCCCGGGCATCGACCGGCCGCTGACCCGGCTGAAGGATTTCGAGGTCTGGACCGGCTACGAGGCCCGGATCGAGACCACCGAACTCATCGACGGACGCCGCCGCTTCAAGGGCGAGCTGGCGGGCACCGAGGGGGACGAGGTTCTCATCACCATCGAGGACGGCCGCGACAGCTATGTGACCATTGGGCTGAAGTTCGACTGGCTGGCCGATGCCAAGCTCATCCTCACGGAAGAGCTGATCGCCGAGATGCTGCGCCAGAAGAAGGCGTCGGGCAATTTCGACGAAAGCCAGTTCGACGAGATCGAGGAATCGGAAGGCGAGGAGGCCGACGAGGCCGAGCAGCCTCCCACCAAGCACTGA
- the cysQ gene encoding 3'(2'),5'-bisphosphate nucleotidase CysQ: MNYDDLTALIRRLALEAGDRIMEVYNGPDFEVKAKSDASPVTEADEAADRLISAGLRAAYPDIPLITEEQADSHGLSASTFLIVDPLDGTKEFVQRRGDFTVNIAYVEDGVPVRGVVYAPAKGRLFYTQADGTAVEETGALDKTKPGNLRRLSVSKPDNGALMVVASKSHRDQATDDYIAKYAVKDMTSAGSSLKFCLVATGEADLYPRLGRTMEWDTAAGDAVLRGAGGIVVRFDDHQPLAYGKSGWDNPFFIAHAPGVTLKS, translated from the coding sequence ATGAATTACGACGATCTGACCGCCCTCATCCGCCGTCTCGCGCTGGAGGCGGGCGACAGGATCATGGAGGTCTACAACGGCCCCGATTTCGAGGTGAAGGCGAAGTCCGACGCGAGCCCCGTGACCGAGGCCGACGAGGCCGCCGACCGGCTGATCTCGGCCGGTCTGCGCGCGGCCTATCCCGACATCCCGCTCATCACCGAAGAACAGGCCGACTCGCACGGGCTCAGCGCCAGCACCTTTCTGATCGTCGATCCGCTCGACGGCACCAAGGAGTTCGTCCAGCGGCGCGGCGACTTCACCGTGAACATCGCCTATGTCGAAGACGGCGTGCCGGTCCGCGGCGTCGTCTATGCCCCCGCGAAGGGCCGCCTCTTCTACACCCAGGCGGACGGCACCGCCGTCGAGGAGACGGGCGCGCTTGACAAGACGAAGCCCGGCAACCTGCGCAGGCTCTCGGTCTCGAAGCCCGACAATGGCGCGCTGATGGTGGTGGCCTCGAAATCGCACCGCGATCAGGCAACCGACGATTACATCGCGAAATATGCGGTGAAGGACATGACGAGCGCGGGCTCGAGCCTGAAGTTCTGCCTCGTGGCAACGGGTGAGGCCGACCTCTATCCGCGGCTCGGCCGCACGATGGAGTGGGATACGGCGGCGGGCGATGCGGTGCTGCGCGGCGCGGGCGGGATCGTGGTGCGGTTCGACGATCATCAGCCGCTCGCCTACGGCAAGTCCGGCTGGGACAATCCCTTCTTCATCGCCCACGCGCCGGGCGTGACGCTCAAGTCCTGA
- a CDS encoding LptA/OstA family protein encodes MRTILMAAAAALWLPMAAHAQGAEVAFGGGLKQDTTLPVEIGSDQLQVNQADGTAVFSGNVRVAQGPMRLGAQSVRVEYAPGGGAIRRLHASGGVTLANGSEAAEAKQAVYTIESGEVVMTGDVLLTQGPNTLAGQKLVIDLTAGTGRMEGRVQTVFQPGKAP; translated from the coding sequence ATGAGGACGATCCTGATGGCGGCGGCGGCCGCGCTTTGGCTGCCCATGGCAGCGCACGCGCAAGGGGCCGAGGTCGCCTTCGGAGGCGGGCTCAAGCAGGACACGACGCTTCCGGTCGAGATCGGATCGGACCAGCTTCAGGTGAACCAGGCCGACGGAACGGCGGTCTTTTCGGGCAATGTCCGCGTCGCGCAGGGGCCGATGCGGCTCGGCGCACAGTCGGTGCGGGTCGAATACGCCCCCGGAGGCGGCGCGATCCGCAGGCTCCATGCCTCTGGCGGCGTCACGCTCGCCAATGGCAGCGAAGCCGCCGAGGCGAAGCAGGCCGTCTACACGATCGAGAGCGGCGAGGTTGTCATGACGGGCGACGTGCTGCTCACGCAGGGGCCTAATACGCTGGCCGGGCAGAAGCTCGTGATCGACCTGACCGCCGGCACCGGCCGGATGGAGGGGCGCGTGCAGACCGTCTTCCAGCCGGGCAAGGCGCCATGA
- a CDS encoding 3-deoxy-manno-octulosonate cytidylyltransferase encodes MSVLIAIPARYASTRYPGKPLVALRDPDGTEKTLIRRSWEAAMAVRGIDRVVVATDDDRIRTAAEAFGAEVVMTSPDCRNGTERCAEVAAALPGFEIVVNLQGDAPLTPAWFIEDLVAGLREDPSAEVATPVLRCDGRALNGFLTDRRAGRVGGTTAVFGATRHALYFSKEVIPYTGRAYGDAEETPVFHHVGVYAYRPAALAAYPSWPIGPLEELEGLEQLRFLENGRSVLCVEVEARGRQFWELNNPEDVARIETMLAEMQRG; translated from the coding sequence ATGTCCGTCCTGATCGCCATCCCCGCCCGCTACGCCTCGACCCGCTATCCGGGCAAGCCGCTGGTCGCGCTCCGCGACCCGGACGGCACCGAGAAGACCCTGATCCGCCGCAGCTGGGAGGCGGCAATGGCGGTGCGCGGCATCGACCGCGTGGTGGTCGCGACCGACGACGACCGCATCCGCACCGCGGCCGAGGCGTTCGGCGCCGAGGTGGTCATGACCTCGCCCGACTGCCGCAACGGCACCGAACGCTGCGCCGAGGTGGCGGCGGCGCTGCCGGGCTTCGAGATCGTGGTGAACCTGCAGGGCGATGCTCCGCTCACGCCCGCGTGGTTCATCGAGGATCTGGTGGCGGGCCTGCGCGAGGATCCTTCCGCAGAGGTGGCGACGCCGGTGCTGCGCTGCGACGGGCGGGCGCTGAACGGCTTTCTGACCGACCGTCGCGCGGGCCGCGTCGGCGGCACGACCGCCGTCTTCGGCGCCACGCGCCACGCGCTCTATTTCTCGAAGGAAGTGATCCCCTACACCGGTCGCGCCTACGGCGATGCCGAAGAGACGCCGGTCTTCCATCATGTCGGCGTCTATGCCTACCGGCCCGCGGCGCTGGCGGCCTATCCTTCCTGGCCCATCGGCCCGCTGGAAGAGCTGGAGGGGCTCGAGCAGCTCCGCTTCCTCGAGAACGGCCGGTCGGTGCTCTGCGTCGAGGTCGAGGCCCGCGGGCGTCAGTTCTGGGAGCTCAACAATCCCGAGGATGTGGCGCGGATCGAGACCATGCTGGCCGAGATGCAGCGCGGCTGA
- the infB gene encoding translation initiation factor IF-2, with amino-acid sequence MSDTDGKKPLGLGGGSRSGQVKQSFSHGRTKSVLVETKRKRVVVPKPGASGSSTTTSSPSHLGDPAKRPAGISDAEMERRLAALRAAKLREVEDAKRRADEERQREEERQRRREELEAKEREERERAEALRQKAEDEERARREAEEAARRAEEAKRAPAPAAPQPAPAESRASAPPSAKPGLPPSRKEREREADRDRTTKKDDSRRSGKLTLNEALSGEGGRTRSLAAMKRKQEKARQKAMGFGHKAEKQVRDVQLPETILVQELANRMAERAADVVKALMKMGMMVTMNQSIDADTAELVIEEFGHRAVRVSDADVEHVIDTVEDKAEDLQPRPPIITIMGHVDHGKTSLLDAIRKTSVVSGEAGGITQHIGAYQVKTESGAVLTFLDTPGHAAFTSMRARGAQVTDIVVLVVAADDAVMPQTVEAIKHAKAAKVPMIVAINKIDKPDADPNKVRTDLLQHEVIVEKMSGDVLDVEVSAKTGLGLDELLENIALQAEILDLRANPSRQAQGAVIEAKLDVGRGPVATVLVQYGTLKRGDIFVVGQQWGKVRALINDKGERVDEAGPSVPVEVLGLNGTPEAGDVLNVVETEAQAREIADYREKAARDKRAAAGAATTLEQLMAKAKADADVAELPVVIKADVQGSAEAIVQALEKVGNDEVRVRVLHYGVGAITETDITLAEASQAAVIGFNVRANASARQAANQKSVEIRYYSVIYDLVDDVKKAASGLLKAEVREHFIGYAQIKEVFRITGVGNVAGCIVTEGVARRSAGVRLLRDNIVIHEGTLKTLKRFKDEVKEVQSGQECGMAFERYEDIRPGDVIEIFEREEVQRKLA; translated from the coding sequence ATGAGCGATACAGACGGCAAGAAACCCCTCGGCCTGGGTGGCGGCTCGCGTTCGGGCCAGGTGAAGCAAAGCTTCAGCCACGGCCGCACAAAGAGTGTCCTGGTCGAAACGAAGCGCAAGCGCGTGGTCGTTCCGAAGCCGGGTGCCTCGGGGTCTTCGACCACGACGAGCTCGCCGTCGCATCTCGGCGACCCGGCGAAGCGCCCCGCCGGCATCTCCGATGCCGAGATGGAGCGCCGCCTCGCCGCCCTGCGCGCCGCCAAGCTGCGCGAAGTCGAGGACGCCAAGCGCCGCGCCGATGAAGAGCGCCAGCGCGAGGAAGAGCGCCAGCGCCGCCGCGAGGAACTCGAGGCGAAGGAACGCGAAGAGCGTGAGCGCGCCGAGGCCCTGCGCCAGAAGGCCGAGGACGAGGAACGCGCCCGCCGCGAGGCCGAAGAGGCCGCCCGCCGCGCCGAAGAGGCCAAGCGCGCCCCGGCTCCGGCCGCGCCGCAACCGGCGCCCGCCGAGTCGCGCGCATCCGCGCCGCCGTCGGCCAAGCCCGGCCTGCCGCCCTCGCGCAAGGAGCGTGAGCGCGAGGCCGATCGCGACCGCACGACCAAGAAGGACGACTCGCGTCGTTCGGGCAAGCTCACGCTGAACGAGGCGCTCTCGGGCGAAGGCGGCCGCACGCGCTCGCTCGCCGCGATGAAGCGCAAGCAGGAGAAGGCCCGCCAGAAGGCGATGGGCTTCGGCCACAAGGCCGAGAAGCAGGTCCGTGACGTGCAGCTGCCCGAAACGATCCTGGTGCAGGAGCTCGCCAACCGCATGGCGGAGCGGGCGGCTGATGTGGTCAAGGCGCTCATGAAGATGGGCATGATGGTCACGATGAATCAGTCCATCGACGCCGATACGGCCGAGCTGGTGATCGAGGAATTCGGCCACCGCGCCGTGCGCGTGTCGGATGCCGACGTCGAGCATGTGATCGACACGGTCGAGGACAAGGCGGAAGACCTCCAGCCGCGTCCGCCGATCATCACGATCATGGGTCACGTCGACCACGGCAAGACCTCGCTTCTGGATGCGATCCGCAAGACCAGCGTCGTTTCGGGCGAGGCGGGCGGCATCACGCAGCATATCGGCGCCTATCAGGTGAAGACCGAGAGCGGCGCGGTCCTGACCTTCCTCGATACGCCCGGCCACGCGGCCTTCACCTCGATGCGCGCCCGCGGTGCGCAGGTGACGGACATCGTGGTGCTGGTGGTGGCGGCCGACGACGCGGTGATGCCGCAGACGGTCGAGGCCATCAAGCACGCCAAGGCGGCCAAGGTCCCGATGATCGTGGCGATCAACAAGATCGACAAGCCGGACGCGGACCCGAACAAGGTGCGCACCGACCTGCTCCAGCACGAGGTGATCGTCGAGAAGATGTCGGGCGACGTGCTCGATGTGGAAGTCTCGGCGAAGACCGGCCTCGGGCTCGACGAGCTGCTCGAGAACATCGCCCTTCAGGCCGAGATCCTCGACCTGCGCGCCAACCCGAGCCGGCAGGCGCAGGGTGCGGTGATCGAAGCCAAGCTCGACGTGGGTCGCGGCCCGGTGGCCACGGTTCTGGTGCAGTACGGTACGCTCAAGCGGGGCGACATCTTCGTGGTCGGCCAGCAGTGGGGCAAGGTGCGCGCGCTCATCAACGACAAGGGCGAGCGTGTGGATGAGGCCGGCCCCTCGGTTCCGGTCGAGGTGCTGGGTCTGAACGGCACCCCGGAAGCGGGCGACGTGCTGAACGTCGTCGAGACCGAAGCCCAGGCGCGCGAGATCGCCGATTACCGTGAGAAGGCGGCGCGCGACAAGCGTGCGGCAGCCGGCGCGGCGACGACGCTCGAGCAGCTGATGGCGAAGGCCAAGGCCGATGCCGACGTGGCGGAACTGCCGGTGGTCATCAAGGCCGACGTGCAGGGCTCGGCCGAGGCGATCGTGCAGGCGCTGGAGAAGGTCGGCAACGACGAGGTCCGCGTGCGCGTGCTCCACTACGGCGTGGGCGCGATCACCGAGACCGACATCACGCTGGCCGAGGCCTCGCAGGCGGCGGTCATCGGCTTCAACGTCCGGGCCAATGCCTCGGCACGTCAGGCCGCGAACCAGAAGAGCGTCGAGATCCGCTACTACAGCGTGATCTACGACTTGGTGGACGATGTGAAGAAGGCGGCCTCGGGCCTGCTCAAGGCCGAAGTGCGCGAGCATTTCATCGGCTATGCGCAGATCAAGGAAGTCTTCCGCATCACCGGCGTCGGCAACGTGGCGGGCTGTATCGTCACCGAGGGCGTGGCCCGGCGGTCTGCCGGCGTGCGCCTGCTGCGCGACAACATCGTGATCCACGAGGGCACGCTGAAGACGCTCAAGCGCTTCAAGGACGAGGTCAAGGAAGTGCAGTCCGGGCAGGAATGCGGCATGGCCTTCGAACGCTACGAAGACATCCGTCCCGGCGACGTGATCGAGATCTTCGAGCGCGAGGAGGTCCAGCGCAAGCTGGCCTGA